In Pedobacter sp. SL55, the following proteins share a genomic window:
- a CDS encoding SCO family protein, which produces MKKILGYAALACLITFGAACTQERKLPIYGDREAKIIKDANGNEKIDTIYKTIPDFKFLNQDSVELTQDVFKNKVYVADFFFTSCSTICPVMHRNMKTIFDKYKDNKDVMFLSHTIDFKYDKPSVLKKYAQKLGVDVPQWQFVWGDKKEVYSIAEKDYLVAVQEDSSATDGYIHQGWLVLIDKHKRIRGAYDGTKPEEVEKLKNDMDVLLAEKD; this is translated from the coding sequence ATGAAGAAGATATTAGGATATGCGGCCCTAGCTTGCTTAATTACGTTTGGTGCAGCTTGTACGCAAGAAAGAAAATTGCCTATTTACGGAGATAGAGAAGCGAAAATCATCAAAGATGCTAATGGCAACGAGAAAATAGATACCATCTACAAAACTATCCCCGATTTTAAGTTCTTAAACCAAGATAGTGTAGAGCTTACTCAAGATGTATTTAAGAACAAGGTTTACGTAGCCGATTTCTTTTTTACATCATGCAGTACCATTTGCCCGGTAATGCATCGCAACATGAAAACAATTTTTGATAAATACAAAGACAACAAAGATGTAATGTTTTTATCACACACCATCGATTTTAAATACGATAAACCTTCTGTATTGAAAAAATATGCACAAAAACTAGGTGTAGATGTACCGCAATGGCAATTTGTTTGGGGCGATAAAAAGGAAGTTTACAGCATTGCCGAAAAAGATTATCTAGTAGCGGTACAAGAAGATAGCAGTGCAACAGACGGTTACATACACCAAGGTTGGTTGGTTTTAATTGATAAGCACAAACGTATTAGAGGCGCTTATGATGGTACTAAACCCGAAGAAGTTGAGAAACTGAAAAATGATATGGATGTTTTATTAGCTGAAAAAGACTAA
- a CDS encoding Hsp20/alpha crystallin family protein, with protein sequence MSLVKFNNRTRHTAPYFNNVFDSLFSDALNKNYGVSKMPNVNILETPNNYKIELAAPGLNKDDFKIELKKDNLSVWAERKSEQTEEQKDYTRKEFEYTSFARSFVLPEVVDTEKINAEYVNGILNITIGKKEQAKDEHKEIVVS encoded by the coding sequence ATGAGCTTAGTAAAATTTAACAACAGAACTAGACACACAGCACCATACTTTAACAACGTATTTGATTCATTGTTTAGCGATGCATTAAATAAAAATTATGGAGTAAGTAAAATGCCAAATGTTAATATTTTAGAAACACCTAATAATTATAAAATTGAATTGGCAGCACCGGGGTTAAATAAGGACGATTTTAAGATAGAATTGAAAAAAGACAATCTTTCTGTTTGGGCCGAAAGAAAATCTGAGCAGACAGAAGAGCAAAAAGATTATACTCGTAAAGAATTCGAATATACCTCATTTGCAAGATCATTTGTTTTGCCAGAAGTTGTTGATACAGAAAAGATTAATGCGGAGTATGTAAATGGAATATTAAATATTACCATTGGTAAAAAAGAACAAGCTAAAGACGAGCACAAAGAAATTGTAGTTTCATAA
- a CDS encoding c-type cytochrome: protein MAINACQSASEIEMSKYMSNGKDIYQARCQNCHGENGEGLGELAPPLTDTIFLKINKQKLACYIKNGVNEPMQINGKSYHEKMPGFKDLHDIDIAQVTVYITNSFGNKQGMYTYEQVANDLKNCDR from the coding sequence ATGGCTATTAATGCTTGCCAAAGTGCTAGCGAAATAGAAATGTCTAAATACATGTCTAATGGAAAGGATATTTACCAGGCCAGATGTCAAAATTGCCACGGAGAAAATGGCGAAGGCTTGGGAGAACTAGCGCCTCCTTTAACCGATACTATATTTTTAAAAATTAATAAGCAGAAATTGGCTTGTTATATTAAAAATGGAGTTAACGAACCTATGCAAATCAATGGTAAAAGTTATCATGAGAAAATGCCAGGTTTTAAGGATTTACATGACATAGATATTGCGCAAGTAACGGTGTACATTACCAATTCGTTTGGAAATAAGCAGGGAATGTATACTTACGAACAGGTAGCCAACGACTTGAAAAACTGCGATAGGTAA
- a CDS encoding YHS domain-containing protein, translating to MKTTLIICIFALSFGALYANSSTEQNSKAKVADSVKIDPVCKMKVKTSTNLKSTYQKQEYVFCGKGCKLKFDKNPEQYLKK from the coding sequence ATGAAAACAACTTTAATAATCTGTATTTTTGCCCTAAGCTTTGGAGCATTATACGCAAACAGCTCAACAGAGCAAAACAGTAAAGCCAAAGTAGCCGATAGTGTAAAAATAGACCCTGTCTGCAAAATGAAAGTAAAAACATCTACTAACCTTAAAAGCACTTACCAAAAGCAAGAGTATGTGTTTTGCGGTAAAGGATGTAAATTGAAATTTGATAAAAACCCAGAACAATATTTAAAAAAATAG
- a CDS encoding transporter — MNFKKIIITALIVSPLSLFACDICGCGVGSYYIGILPEYNKRFIGLRYQHKLLQTHLGPQGNVTPLTTDETYQSAELWGGWNLGKKFRVLAFVPYNFNERTSQASSGSKSGLGDIALMGYYNLFTKSKSFDSKLLVHSLWLGAGVKAPTGKYEPSERLAVTETPNNFQLGTASTDFTVNAAYDVRLNDLGVNLNANYKINTANQYEYRYGNKLTTNALMYYKFRLFHQLTFAPNVGILYETADKDIENNKYEVAVSGGHSASLVTGFELAMSKFSLGANYQTIVSQELAGKRAKAGNRLMVHFSVPF, encoded by the coding sequence ATGAATTTTAAGAAAATAATCATTACGGCCTTAATAGTCTCTCCACTCAGTTTGTTTGCTTGCGATATTTGCGGCTGTGGTGTGGGTAGTTACTACATCGGCATTTTGCCAGAATACAACAAACGTTTCATCGGCTTAAGGTACCAACACAAGCTATTGCAAACACATTTAGGTCCGCAGGGAAACGTTACACCACTAACTACTGATGAAACTTACCAAAGCGCTGAACTTTGGGGCGGCTGGAATTTAGGAAAGAAGTTTAGAGTATTGGCCTTTGTACCTTACAATTTCAATGAACGTACTTCGCAAGCTAGCTCTGGCTCAAAAAGTGGTTTGGGAGATATTGCATTGATGGGCTACTACAACCTCTTTACTAAAAGTAAAAGTTTTGACAGTAAGTTGCTGGTGCATTCGCTTTGGTTAGGGGCTGGTGTAAAAGCTCCGACCGGTAAATACGAGCCTAGCGAACGTTTGGCAGTAACAGAAACTCCAAATAATTTCCAACTAGGAACAGCCAGTACAGACTTTACGGTAAACGCCGCTTACGATGTTCGCTTGAACGATTTGGGCGTAAATCTTAATGCCAATTACAAAATCAATACCGCTAACCAATATGAATATCGTTATGGAAATAAGCTAACTACCAATGCGTTAATGTACTATAAATTTAGGTTGTTCCATCAATTAACCTTTGCTCCTAACGTAGGTATTTTGTACGAAACCGCTGATAAAGACATCGAAAATAACAAATATGAGGTAGCTGTATCTGGTGGACATTCGGCCTCATTGGTCACTGGTTTTGAGTTAGCAATGAGTAAATTTTCGTTAGGGGCTAATTATCAAACAATTGTTTCACAAGAATTAGCAGGCAAACGAGCCAAAGCGGGCAACCGATTAATGGTTCATTTTTCTGTGCCTTTTTAA